A section of the Leptotrichia buccalis C-1013-b genome encodes:
- a CDS encoding GNAT family N-acetyltransferase, which produces MNIRKAKMNDLDEITAIEAECFPASEAATRESFEGRLLIYPNYFWILEEEGKDGNKKIVSFVNGMVTDSPNLEDEMYENPHLHDEKGNWQMIFGVNTLPEYRKRGYAEKLINELIFEAKSKGRKGVVLTCKDKLVSYYSKFGFENEGVSESVHGGAVWYEMRLRF; this is translated from the coding sequence ATGAATATTAGAAAAGCAAAAATGAACGATTTAGACGAAATAACAGCAATAGAAGCAGAATGTTTTCCAGCAAGTGAAGCTGCAACTAGAGAATCTTTTGAAGGGAGATTGTTGATTTATCCTAATTATTTCTGGATCCTTGAAGAAGAAGGGAAAGATGGAAATAAAAAAATTGTGAGTTTCGTGAATGGAATGGTGACAGATAGTCCTAATTTGGAAGATGAAATGTATGAAAATCCTCATTTACATGATGAAAAAGGAAATTGGCAAATGATTTTTGGAGTGAATACGCTGCCTGAATATAGAAAGAGAGGATATGCTGAAAAATTAATCAATGAGCTTATTTTTGAGGCAAAAAGTAAAGGTAGAAAAGGGGTAGTCTTAACTTGTAAAGATAAACTTGTTTCATATTATTCAAAATTTGGTTTTGAAAATGAAGGAGTTTCAGAGTCTGTTCATGGCGGTGCTGTCTGGTATGAAATGAGATTGAGATTTTAA
- a CDS encoding ABC transporter permease: MIKNKIRDFLPSIIAVLIALVIGGIIMITKGVNPFMAYIDMMRAAFYQASPRSPFFSGLAKTLFIATPLIFSALAAMVAFKAGLFNIGMQGQMIAGGLAATFWAITFKNYVFGNIFIVIIVAVIAGFLWAGIAGLLRAKFGVNEVISTIMLNYIMIEIQNFMLNGILKDPTTQNTQSPRVFEGARLPLLFAKVTKQNLNFGFIIAVLLTIGLFFFFKYFKKGYEIKAVGQSDTVSENAGINPKYIMFLAMGIAGACAGLGGAERVLGGASEYTYTELIMGDYGFTGLAVALLGKNNPFGILVAAIFYAALEVGGQMLQQRYQIDKDIVFIVQALIIIFVASENLFKFMLNKKKAA, translated from the coding sequence ATGATTAAAAATAAGATAAGGGATTTTCTACCATCTATAATTGCAGTATTAATCGCATTAGTTATTGGTGGAATAATAATGATAACAAAAGGTGTAAATCCATTTATGGCTTACATTGATATGATGCGAGCTGCTTTTTATCAGGCTTCTCCAAGATCTCCATTCTTTAGTGGACTTGCAAAAACGTTATTTATTGCAACGCCATTAATATTTTCGGCACTTGCTGCAATGGTAGCCTTTAAAGCGGGATTATTTAATATCGGAATGCAGGGACAAATGATTGCTGGAGGACTAGCAGCGACTTTCTGGGCAATTACATTTAAAAATTATGTTTTTGGAAATATATTTATTGTAATAATTGTAGCTGTAATTGCAGGATTTTTATGGGCTGGAATAGCTGGGCTGCTACGTGCAAAGTTTGGAGTGAATGAAGTAATTAGCACAATTATGTTAAATTATATTATGATTGAAATACAAAATTTCATGTTAAACGGAATTTTAAAAGATCCAACTACACAAAATACACAATCTCCGCGTGTTTTTGAAGGGGCAAGACTGCCGCTGCTTTTTGCAAAAGTTACAAAGCAAAATTTGAATTTTGGTTTCATAATTGCAGTTCTTTTGACAATAGGGTTGTTTTTCTTTTTCAAATATTTCAAAAAAGGATACGAGATAAAAGCAGTCGGGCAAAGCGACACAGTTTCTGAAAATGCAGGAATTAATCCAAAATATATTATGTTTTTGGCAATGGGAATTGCTGGAGCGTGTGCTGGACTTGGAGGAGCTGAACGTGTTTTAGGTGGAGCTTCAGAGTACACATATACAGAGCTTATTATGGGAGATTATGGATTTACAGGACTTGCGGTGGCGCTTCTTGGAAAAAACAACCCATTTGGAATATTAGTTGCGGCAATATTTTATGCGGCACTTGAAGTTGGGGGACAAATGTTACAACAAAGATATCAGATTGACAAGGATATTGTATTTATTGTACAAGCGTTAATCATAATTTTTGTAGCATCAGAAAATTTATTT
- the uvrC gene encoding excinuclease ABC subunit UvrC: MEEEIKSPIKYKDIPTHPGVYLMKNERGKIIYVGKAKNLQNRVKSYFMNINSHNQKTMELVKNIKDIEFFICKSEVEALILENNLIKKNKPKYNILLKDEKTYPYIKFTKEKFPKVEIVRSTKKLNENAEYFGPYPMGIFFAMKTLLKIFPMRDCNRSMDKITKPCLKYYMKTCPAPCKYKDIEDEYSTNVKNFKNFLKGHSDKVIEMLESRMKKFSDEMEFERAINEREKLAVLKRMLETQIIEYSKEIDEDVFVFEEKRENVFLCVLNIREGKVINKNDIIISLERSQEENLFERLITSYYEKRNIPKHIICDERFMSSELLIKEWAKIEKHKEIKLHFPKINSRRLQLLEMGYLNLREEVDKYYRKRRMVQEGLRNLKKELRLKSLPYRIECFDISNIQGKDAVAAMTVALDGETTPKEYRHFKITVKDTPDDFLMMREALTRRYSKIENDKMPNLILIDGGKGQLGVAVDVLEKLGKIEHTDVIGIAKREEEIFKSYESEPYLFEKTDETLKILQRLRDEAHRFGITHHRKLRSKRNVKSALDDITGIGPKRKKELIKKFGLIKNIRNATLEELMEVVPENIAISIKENL, from the coding sequence ATGGAAGAAGAAATAAAATCACCGATTAAATATAAGGATATTCCCACTCATCCTGGAGTTTATCTGATGAAAAATGAGCGTGGAAAGATTATTTATGTGGGAAAGGCAAAAAATTTGCAAAATAGGGTAAAATCTTATTTTATGAATATAAATTCGCATAACCAGAAAACGATGGAATTGGTTAAAAATATTAAGGATATTGAGTTTTTTATCTGTAAATCAGAAGTCGAGGCACTTATTCTAGAAAATAACTTGATAAAGAAGAATAAGCCAAAATACAATATTTTATTAAAAGATGAAAAGACTTATCCATATATAAAATTTACAAAAGAAAAATTTCCTAAAGTGGAAATTGTGAGAAGTACGAAAAAATTAAATGAAAATGCAGAATATTTTGGGCCTTATCCGATGGGAATATTTTTTGCAATGAAAACTTTACTGAAAATATTTCCAATGAGGGATTGTAATCGAAGTATGGATAAAATAACAAAACCTTGTTTAAAATATTATATGAAAACTTGTCCAGCACCTTGTAAATACAAAGATATCGAAGATGAGTACAGTACAAATGTCAAAAATTTCAAGAATTTTTTGAAGGGACATTCTGACAAAGTTATTGAAATGCTGGAAAGCCGAATGAAAAAGTTTAGTGATGAAATGGAATTTGAGCGTGCAATTAACGAGCGTGAAAAGCTGGCTGTGCTGAAAAGAATGCTGGAAACACAGATTATTGAATACAGCAAGGAAATTGATGAAGATGTGTTTGTATTTGAGGAAAAAAGGGAAAATGTGTTTTTGTGCGTGCTTAATATTCGGGAGGGAAAAGTTATTAATAAAAACGATATAATAATTTCGCTGGAAAGAAGCCAAGAAGAAAATCTGTTCGAGCGGTTAATTACTTCGTATTATGAAAAAAGGAATATTCCAAAGCATATTATTTGTGATGAACGATTTATGTCAAGCGAACTTTTGATAAAAGAATGGGCAAAAATTGAAAAGCATAAGGAAATAAAACTTCATTTTCCAAAAATAAACAGCAGAAGATTGCAGCTTTTAGAAATGGGGTATCTAAACCTGCGTGAAGAGGTAGATAAATACTATAGAAAACGGCGTATGGTTCAAGAAGGATTGCGTAATTTAAAGAAAGAATTACGGTTGAAAAGTTTGCCTTACAGAATAGAATGTTTTGATATTTCAAATATTCAGGGAAAAGATGCAGTTGCAGCGATGACGGTGGCACTTGATGGTGAAACAACACCAAAGGAATACAGACATTTTAAAATTACTGTAAAAGATACGCCCGATGATTTTTTAATGATGAGAGAAGCATTAACACGAAGATATTCAAAAATAGAAAATGATAAAATGCCCAATCTGATTTTAATTGATGGTGGAAAAGGGCAGCTTGGAGTGGCTGTGGATGTGCTGGAAAAACTTGGGAAAATAGAACATACCGATGTAATTGGAATTGCAAAAAGAGAAGAGGAAATTTTTAAAAGTTATGAAAGTGAGCCGTATTTATTTGAAAAAACAGACGAAACATTGAAAATTTTGCAAAGATTACGGGATGAAGCCCATAGATTTGGAATTACACATCATAGAAAATTACGAAGCAAGCGAAATGTAAAAAGTGCATTGGACGATATTACAGGAATCGGACCAAAACGTAAAAAAGAATTAATAAAAAAATTTGGATTGATAAAAAATATACGAAATGCGACATTGGAGGAACTAATGGAAGTTGTGCCAGAAAATATTGCTATTTCGATAAAAGAAAATTTATAA
- the adhP gene encoding alcohol dehydrogenase AdhP, translated as MKAVVVNQEGTGIEVVEKELRGLKAGEALVDVEYCGVCHTDLHVAHGDFGKVPGRVLGHEGIGIVREVADGVTSLKPGDRVSIAWFFEGCGRCEYCINGQEILCRDVINAGYSADGGMAEQCIVTADYAVKVPEGLDPAQASSITCAGVTTYKAIKVGKPQPGQWVVIYGAGGLGNLGVQYAKKVFNTHVIAVDINDDKLALAKEVGADYIINGAKEDPVAKIKELSGLGAHIAVVTAVSKVAFNQGIDSVRAAGKVVAVGLPSETMDLPIVKTVLDGIEVIGSLVGTREDLREAFQFGAEGLVVPVVQTRNIDEAPEIFKEMEEGTIQGRMVIDMHSHSCGCGHKH; from the coding sequence ATGAAAGCAGTAGTAGTTAATCAAGAAGGAACTGGAATAGAAGTTGTAGAAAAAGAATTAAGAGGGCTAAAAGCAGGAGAAGCGTTAGTTGATGTGGAATATTGCGGTGTTTGCCATACTGATTTACATGTGGCTCATGGAGATTTTGGAAAAGTTCCAGGAAGAGTTTTGGGACATGAAGGAATTGGAATTGTGAGAGAAGTTGCAGATGGTGTAACATCTTTAAAACCTGGAGATAGAGTAAGTATTGCTTGGTTCTTTGAAGGATGCGGAAGATGCGAATACTGTATCAATGGACAAGAAATATTGTGTAGAGATGTAATAAATGCAGGATATTCTGCTGACGGAGGAATGGCTGAACAATGTATTGTTACAGCTGATTATGCAGTAAAAGTTCCAGAAGGATTAGATCCAGCTCAAGCTAGCAGCATCACTTGTGCAGGAGTTACAACTTATAAGGCAATAAAAGTTGGAAAACCTCAACCTGGACAATGGGTAGTAATTTACGGTGCTGGAGGATTAGGAAACTTGGGAGTTCAATATGCTAAAAAAGTATTTAATACTCATGTAATCGCTGTTGATATAAACGATGATAAATTAGCACTTGCTAAAGAAGTTGGAGCTGACTATATAATAAATGGTGCAAAAGAAGATCCTGTTGCAAAAATTAAGGAATTAAGTGGGCTTGGAGCTCATATTGCTGTAGTTACTGCTGTATCAAAAGTTGCATTTAATCAAGGTATTGATTCAGTAAGAGCCGCTGGAAAAGTTGTTGCAGTTGGACTTCCATCAGAAACTATGGACTTGCCAATCGTAAAAACAGTATTAGATGGTATCGAAGTAATCGGATCGCTTGTTGGAACAAGGGAAGACTTAAGAGAAGCATTCCAATTTGGAGCAGAAGGATTGGTTGTTCCAGTAGTTCAAACAAGAAATATCGACGAAGCTCCTGAAATTTTTAAAGAAATGGAAGAAGGAACAATTCAAGGGCGTATGGTAATCGATATGCACTCACATTCTTGTGGTTGTGGACACAAACACTAA
- the rapZ gene encoding RNase adapter RapZ, giving the protein MTMEDEGEKKELVIITGMSGAGKSETMNFFEDREYFCIDNFPISLFQYLNEIFLSNKKRNKVAVAIDIRNQEFIEQFLKQLEFLDKNEIDYEIIYLDARTNVLLSRYELSRRKHPLNLYDTLLENIEAERKIIKDFMLKADLVIDTTKTSVKELQKILEKEYSGKKAKLSVNLTSFGFKNGIPLDLHLMFDLRFLPNPYYVEDLKRKTGNHKDVQDYVMGLPESQEFYKMLLDMLEYLIPKYEKDGKSHLRIGIGCSGGQHRSATFVNMLCKDLSERLEYKITKFHREIGGKTEV; this is encoded by the coding sequence ATGACAATGGAAGATGAAGGAGAAAAAAAAGAACTTGTTATAATAACAGGAATGAGCGGTGCAGGAAAATCGGAAACAATGAATTTTTTTGAGGACAGGGAATATTTCTGTATTGACAATTTTCCGATAAGTTTGTTTCAGTATCTGAATGAAATATTTTTGAGCAACAAAAAAAGAAATAAAGTTGCGGTTGCAATAGATATAAGAAATCAGGAATTTATAGAGCAGTTTTTAAAACAGCTTGAGTTTCTAGACAAAAATGAAATAGACTACGAAATTATATATCTGGATGCAAGAACAAATGTACTGCTTAGCAGATACGAACTTTCCAGAAGAAAACACCCTTTAAATTTATATGATACACTTCTTGAAAATATAGAGGCTGAAAGGAAAATAATCAAGGACTTTATGCTAAAGGCGGATTTGGTTATAGACACGACTAAAACGTCTGTAAAGGAACTTCAGAAAATACTGGAAAAGGAATATTCAGGGAAAAAAGCAAAATTAAGTGTAAATCTCACTTCTTTTGGATTTAAGAATGGAATACCGCTGGATTTGCATTTGATGTTTGACTTGAGATTTTTGCCAAATCCTTATTATGTCGAAGATTTAAAGCGTAAAACTGGGAATCATAAAGATGTACAGGATTATGTAATGGGACTTCCAGAAAGTCAGGAATTTTATAAAATGCTTCTTGATATGCTTGAATATCTGATACCGAAGTATGAAAAGGATGGGAAGTCGCATTTGCGTATAGGAATAGGATGTTCAGGAGGGCAGCATAGATCTGCAACTTTTGTAAATATGCTATGTAAAGATTTGTCTGAGAGGCTGGAATATAAGATAACAAAATTCCATAGGGAAATAGGTGGTAAAACGGAGGTATAA
- a CDS encoding ABC transporter ATP-binding protein has protein sequence MSGYILEMKNIRKEFLGGKIVANDDITLKVKKGEIHAIVGENGAGKSTLMKILNGLYSPTSGEIFYKGEKIDIDSPTTAANLGIGMVYQHFMLIDTLTVAENMVLGFEPKKNGVFFDLNTARKQVREVSEKYGLNIDPDAKVSDLSVGIHQRIEILKVLFKGAELLVFDEPSAVLTPQEVKELYEIMRNLIKEGKTIIFISHKLQEVLDLSDNITVIRRGSDVGGLKTKEATKEKIANLMVGRVVLFEVKRPDVKLGNVVVKVENLTVKSGGIEKVKDVSFEIREGEVLGIAGVQGNGQTELIEALAGLAKVDSGTYFIDNDELENKTPKLIKEKGLSHIPEDRHKRATIDDFTMEENMALGLQDQYSKGVLLNYSEIEGKTNEYIKKYDIRPTDGKIKFGGLSGGNQQKVVVARELERENKFIIAAQPTRGVDIGAIEMIHNTILNEKTKKKAIMVVSAELSEVMALSDRIAVMYSGKIVGILDRKDATTEKLGILMAGGKIDD, from the coding sequence ATGAGCGGTTATATTTTGGAAATGAAAAATATACGGAAAGAATTTTTGGGCGGAAAAATTGTCGCAAATGATGATATTACGCTGAAGGTGAAAAAAGGGGAAATTCATGCGATTGTTGGGGAAAACGGAGCTGGAAAGTCTACGCTTATGAAGATTTTGAATGGGCTTTATTCTCCAACTTCTGGTGAGATTTTTTATAAAGGGGAAAAAATTGATATTGATAGTCCTACAACTGCCGCAAATTTAGGAATTGGAATGGTTTACCAGCATTTTATGTTAATAGACACGTTGACAGTTGCTGAAAATATGGTTTTGGGATTTGAACCTAAAAAGAATGGGGTATTTTTTGACTTAAATACTGCGAGAAAGCAGGTTAGGGAAGTTTCCGAAAAATATGGGCTGAATATTGATCCAGATGCGAAAGTATCAGATCTGTCAGTTGGGATTCATCAGAGAATTGAGATTCTAAAGGTATTATTTAAAGGTGCAGAACTATTGGTATTTGATGAGCCAAGTGCAGTGCTTACGCCACAGGAAGTAAAAGAGCTTTATGAGATTATGAGAAATCTTATAAAGGAAGGAAAAACGATTATTTTTATTTCACATAAATTACAGGAAGTGCTTGATTTATCAGATAATATTACAGTTATTCGACGTGGAAGCGATGTTGGGGGATTGAAAACTAAAGAAGCAACAAAAGAAAAAATTGCAAATCTTATGGTTGGGCGTGTAGTACTGTTTGAAGTGAAACGTCCAGATGTGAAACTAGGGAATGTGGTTGTAAAAGTTGAGAATTTGACTGTAAAAAGTGGAGGCATTGAGAAAGTTAAGGATGTTTCGTTTGAAATCCGTGAAGGTGAAGTATTAGGAATAGCTGGAGTGCAGGGAAATGGACAGACTGAGCTTATTGAGGCTTTGGCAGGCCTTGCAAAAGTTGATAGCGGAACTTATTTTATAGATAATGATGAGCTGGAAAACAAGACGCCAAAACTTATTAAGGAAAAGGGGCTTTCCCACATACCTGAAGACAGACATAAAAGGGCGACTATTGATGATTTTACAATGGAAGAAAATATGGCTTTGGGACTTCAGGATCAGTATTCTAAAGGGGTATTGCTTAATTATAGTGAAATTGAAGGAAAAACTAATGAATATATAAAAAAATATGATATTAGACCGACAGATGGAAAAATCAAATTTGGTGGGCTATCTGGTGGAAATCAGCAAAAAGTCGTTGTAGCAAGGGAATTGGAACGTGAAAACAAATTTATCATTGCGGCACAGCCTACGAGGGGAGTCGATATTGGTGCAATTGAGATGATTCACAATACAATTTTGAATGAAAAAACTAAGAAAAAGGCGATAATGGTTGTTTCGGCAGAATTATCAGAAGTAATGGCATTAAGTGACAGGATTGCAGTAATGTATTCAGGAAAAATTGTAGGGATTCTGGATAGAAAAGATGCAACAACAGAAAAATTAGGAATATTAATGGCAGGAGGAAAAATAGATGATTAA